The window TGGGTTCCGTTCGTGAGCGGCGTGCTCTCCGGGCTCACCCTTCTCGGCGGCAGCCTGTACGGCGTCCGCCGGGAAGGGTGAACCTCACGGGAGCCGCTGGCCCCAGAACAGGCTGGCCGCCGCGCCCAGCATGAGGAACAGCGTCCCCACGACCACCCACGGCTTGCTCGCGTCGGCGTCCTTCAGCTCGTAGCCGATCTGCTCGCCGAGGTCCGCGTAGACCTTCTTCAGCTCCTCGGCGCTGGCCGCCTTGTAGAAGTCGCCGCCCGACAGCCTCGCGATCTCGCGCAGGGATTCGTCGTCGACGCTCACCGGCTGGGCCTTGCCGTCGATGTCGACCGAGCCGTGCGTCGTGCCGAACGAGATCGACGAGATCGGCACGCCGGCCTGCTTCGCCGCCTGCGCCGCCGTGTAGCCGCCGCGGGCGGCGTACAGGTCTTCCGGCACCGTCTGCTTGCCGTCGGACATCAGCACTATCCGGGCCGGCGGCGGTCCGTCGGCTCCGCCCACGACGCTGGAGAAGCTCTCCACCGACTGCAGGGCCGCGAAGATGCCTTCACCGGTTGCTGTCGACTGGGCCAGCTTCAGGTTCTCGATCGCCTTGATCACGCCGTTGCGGTCGGTCGTCGGGTTGACCAGCACGGTCGCCGTGCCCGCGAACGAGATCAGGCCCAGGTTGATGCCCGGGGTCATGTTCCGCGCGAACTGCGTCGCCGCGTCCTGCGCCGCCTTCAGCCGCGTCGGCACGACGTCGGTGGCCTCCATCGACAGCGACACGTCGATCACCAGGATCACGGTCGCCCGGTTGCGCGGCACCTTCTGCTCGGCGGTCGGCCCGGCCAGCGCCACGGTGAGGACCAGCAGTGACAGCACGATCAGCACCGCGGGCAAGTGCCGGATCCAGCCCTGGCTCTTCGGCGCGACCTTCTCCAGCAGCGCCAGGTTCGCGAACCGCATGGTCCGCTTCCGCCGCGCGCGCTGCGCCAGGACGTACCCGATCGCGACCGCCGCGACGACGATCAGCAGCAGGAACCACCACGGCGCAGCGAACCCCGTCAAGCTCACGCGACACCCCCGGACCAGCGGCGCTTGCGGGCGACGACGAACCGCACCATGTCGGCGATCCAGTCGGCGTCCGTGCGCAGCGTCAGGTGGGCCGCTCCCGCGCGCCGCAGGCCGGCCGCCACCGTCTGGCGGTGGGCGTGGGCCGCGGCCCCGAACTCCTTGCGCAGCAAGGCCGACGCATGCACTTCGCGCTGTCTTCCTGTCTCCGGGTCGGCCAGCACGACGGTGCCCACCTCGGGCAGGTCGACGTCGCGCGGGTCGAGGACTTCGATCGCGATCAGTTCGTGACGCCCGCCCAGCGCCCGCAGCGGCCGCTCCCAGG of the Amycolatopsis sp. NBC_01488 genome contains:
- a CDS encoding VWA domain-containing protein, whose translation is MSLTGFAAPWWFLLLIVVAAVAIGYVLAQRARRKRTMRFANLALLEKVAPKSQGWIRHLPAVLIVLSLLVLTVALAGPTAEQKVPRNRATVILVIDVSLSMEATDVVPTRLKAAQDAATQFARNMTPGINLGLISFAGTATVLVNPTTDRNGVIKAIENLKLAQSTATGEGIFAALQSVESFSSVVGGADGPPPARIVLMSDGKQTVPEDLYAARGGYTAAQAAKQAGVPISSISFGTTHGSVDIDGKAQPVSVDDESLREIARLSGGDFYKAASAEELKKVYADLGEQIGYELKDADASKPWVVVGTLFLMLGAAASLFWGQRLP